One stretch of Halobaculum marinum DNA includes these proteins:
- a CDS encoding helix-turn-helix transcriptional regulator, whose translation MVGGRRTVALVLAVLLLTASLPAAAIGAAQTADPDADNTVTRIELAADGSATWIVRVRTRLETEADVQEFERFQASFEQNKSERLDRFSGRIDGVVRNAVDATGREMTAENFSQSTSIQELPRRWGVVTYRFRWRGFARVDGDRVVAGDVFGSGFYIDESDSLEVVAPPGYALQSVAPDPASRDGRTVTWVGPESFADGRPLVRAAPSATPTSSLETTPADSAGEESRPLDLATAPYLLGTVAVGAVAVLALLFTRRRSGAPHSVADTDRSPSGGGAGPPRIGGGDSDAGPTSADGTALTSATTDARTPSGEDTLLTDEDRVLALLEEHGGRVKQATVGDQLEWSSSKTSRVVGRMADEGTVEKLRIGRENVLQTPASDDETER comes from the coding sequence ATGGTCGGGGGACGGCGGACGGTCGCGCTCGTGCTCGCGGTGCTGTTGCTCACAGCGTCGCTGCCAGCCGCGGCAATCGGGGCTGCACAGACGGCCGACCCGGACGCCGACAACACGGTCACGCGGATCGAACTCGCGGCCGACGGGTCGGCCACGTGGATAGTCCGCGTGCGCACGCGATTGGAGACCGAGGCGGACGTCCAAGAGTTCGAGCGCTTCCAAGCGTCCTTCGAGCAGAACAAAAGCGAGCGCCTCGACCGGTTCAGCGGACGAATCGACGGCGTCGTCCGGAACGCGGTCGACGCGACCGGCCGTGAGATGACAGCCGAGAACTTCTCGCAGTCCACGTCAATCCAGGAGCTTCCGCGTCGGTGGGGAGTCGTCACCTACCGGTTCCGGTGGCGTGGCTTCGCACGTGTCGACGGCGACCGCGTCGTTGCCGGCGACGTGTTCGGGAGCGGGTTCTACATCGACGAGAGCGACAGCCTCGAAGTGGTCGCACCGCCGGGGTACGCGCTGCAGTCCGTCGCCCCCGACCCGGCCAGTCGAGACGGCAGGACCGTGACGTGGGTCGGACCCGAGAGCTTCGCAGACGGCCGGCCACTGGTGCGTGCCGCACCAAGCGCGACCCCGACCTCGTCGCTGGAGACGACCCCCGCCGACAGCGCCGGCGAGGAGAGCCGTCCGCTCGACCTCGCCACGGCCCCGTACCTCCTCGGGACGGTCGCCGTCGGAGCGGTCGCCGTCCTGGCGCTGCTGTTCACCCGTCGGCGCTCGGGGGCGCCCCACAGCGTCGCCGACACAGACCGCTCGCCGTCCGGTGGCGGTGCAGGTCCACCGCGAATTGGTGGTGGTGATAGCGACGCCGGCCCCACGAGCGCGGACGGGACCGCCTTGACTTCCGCGACCACCGACGCTCGCACGCCGTCAGGCGAGGACACGCTCCTCACCGACGAGGACCGCGTGCTCGCGCTGTTGGAGGAGCACGGCGGGCGAGTCAAGCAGGCGACCGTCGGCGACCAGTTGGAGTGGTCGTCGTCCAAGACGTCGCGCGTCGTCGGGCGGATGGCGGACGAGGGGACGGTCGAGAAACTCCGCATCGGTCGAGAGAACGTCCTCCAGACACCGGCGTCGGACGACGAAACAGAGCGGTAG
- the prf1 gene encoding peptide chain release factor aRF-1 translates to MSSDAQEEQASEDRRKYEFRKVLDELDDFEGSGTQLVTIYIPDDKQISDVVAHVTQEHSEASNIKSKQTRTAVQDALTSIKDRLRYYDVYPPDNGIVIFSGAVNTGGGQTDMVTKVLESPPEPIQSFRYHCDSNFLTGPLEDMMTDKGLFGLIVLDRREANVGWLKGKRVEPVKSASSLVPGKQRKGGQSAQRFARLRLEAIDNFYQEVAGMADDLMVDKRHDIEGILVGGPSPTKDEFLDGDYLHHELQDLVLGKFDVAYTDESGLYDLVDAASDVLADQEVVKDKRQMEEFFEKLHTGGEATYGFEQTRRNLIMGSVERLLLSEDLHDDVITYECSNGHEEREVVERRHSTPDHECEECGEVVDASEAGEREDVVEHLMNIADQRGTETKFISTDFEKGEQLMDAFGGVAGILRYSTGV, encoded by the coding sequence ATGAGTAGCGACGCGCAGGAGGAGCAGGCGAGCGAGGACAGACGGAAGTACGAGTTCCGGAAAGTCCTCGACGAGCTCGACGACTTCGAGGGCTCGGGCACCCAACTCGTCACGATCTACATCCCCGACGACAAGCAGATTTCCGACGTGGTCGCCCACGTCACCCAGGAGCACAGCGAGGCGTCCAACATCAAGTCCAAGCAGACGCGGACCGCGGTGCAGGACGCGCTCACCAGCATCAAAGACCGCCTCCGCTACTACGACGTGTACCCGCCGGACAACGGCATCGTCATCTTCTCGGGCGCGGTCAACACCGGCGGCGGCCAGACGGACATGGTGACGAAGGTGCTGGAGTCGCCGCCGGAGCCGATCCAGTCGTTCCGCTACCACTGCGACTCCAACTTCCTCACCGGCCCGCTTGAGGACATGATGACGGACAAGGGCCTGTTCGGGCTCATCGTCCTCGACCGCCGCGAGGCGAACGTCGGCTGGCTCAAGGGCAAGCGCGTCGAGCCCGTCAAGTCAGCGTCCTCGCTCGTCCCCGGCAAGCAGCGGAAAGGTGGCCAGTCCGCACAGCGGTTCGCCCGCCTGCGCCTGGAGGCCATCGACAACTTCTACCAGGAGGTCGCGGGGATGGCCGACGACCTGATGGTGGACAAGCGCCACGACATCGAGGGCATCCTCGTGGGCGGTCCCTCCCCCACGAAAGACGAGTTCCTCGACGGCGACTACCTCCACCACGAACTCCAGGATCTGGTCCTCGGGAAGTTCGACGTGGCTTACACCGACGAGTCCGGCCTGTACGACCTCGTCGACGCCGCCAGCGACGTGCTCGCCGACCAAGAGGTCGTCAAGGACAAACGCCAGATGGAGGAGTTCTTCGAGAAGCTCCACACCGGCGGCGAGGCCACGTACGGCTTCGAGCAGACCCGACGCAACCTCATCATGGGGTCGGTCGAGCGCCTCCTCCTCTCCGAGGACCTCCACGACGACGTGATCACCTACGAGTGCTCGAACGGGCACGAGGAACGCGAGGTCGTCGAACGCCGTCACTCCACGCCGGACCACGAGTGCGAGGAGTGTGGCGAGGTCGTCGACGCGAGCGAGGCCGGCGAGCGCGAGGACGTCGTCGAACACCTCATGAACATCGCCGACCAGCGCGGCACCGAGACGAAGTTCATCTCCACGGACTTCGAGAAGGGCGAACAGCTCATGGACGCCTTCGGCGGCGTCGCCGGCATCCTCCGCTACTCGACCGGCGTCTAA
- a CDS encoding DUF7096 domain-containing protein: MTAKNLIAVALALLLVVGSVPAAAVASPGVTDGADAAAVAAPDDGAVQQQTTQNDTANESVNVTVGGQLSTVLAVTDTEVESEFAEGSFRYEFERAENDSVRAAVVAERAATLRERAASIAEDYRAATEAYESGDIDASAYGQRIATLNARAESVTEAAVRLERRAENVSALDLRVAGYREEAVAGALGDVENVSGVGASALLRRFTGETTGELRIETGDGLQIEAEGEDGERSREIERPRDDDTNFTVSQADALDTARAALASPPEGSWTLTATKVREYEGAYEFEFALSGTQNLTGEAKVRVDASSGVVYRLEEETEHRDEDDVDDGDGDDDRGDADDEGEDRDEDEQDELAILVADGTPAPNATVTLLVLSGGDPAADVAVEVNGQSVGTTDADGRLTVTLPDADSVEVEAEHGDVEAELEYEFRDRSDAAESAFGGSLDATATVANGSATVRVTFDGSPVSGATVVADDGVVGTTDADGRLTFPTDATDELEVVVTKGQFRAAFEFESAAGGLSLADVDVEDDAEDSEGAEEEDDVDDAEDADDDADDADDEADDDRDEADDAEEEEEADEEEEDEEDEEEEEEEEEDEEADDAEEDDR; this comes from the coding sequence ATGACCGCCAAGAACCTGATCGCCGTCGCCCTGGCGCTATTGCTCGTCGTGGGGAGTGTCCCCGCGGCGGCGGTGGCGTCTCCCGGGGTGACCGACGGCGCCGACGCGGCTGCCGTGGCCGCGCCGGACGACGGAGCCGTACAGCAGCAGACGACGCAGAACGACACCGCCAACGAGTCGGTGAACGTCACGGTCGGGGGGCAACTCTCGACGGTGCTCGCGGTCACCGACACCGAAGTGGAGAGCGAGTTCGCGGAGGGGTCGTTCCGCTACGAGTTCGAGCGCGCAGAGAACGACTCCGTCCGGGCAGCCGTCGTCGCCGAGCGCGCGGCGACGCTCCGTGAGCGCGCGGCGAGCATCGCCGAAGACTACCGTGCAGCCACCGAGGCGTACGAATCCGGTGACATCGACGCGTCGGCGTACGGCCAACGGATCGCGACGCTCAACGCCCGCGCGGAGTCCGTGACCGAGGCCGCCGTTCGCCTAGAGCGGCGGGCCGAGAACGTTTCGGCGCTCGACCTCCGCGTCGCCGGGTACCGCGAGGAAGCCGTCGCAGGCGCACTTGGCGACGTCGAGAACGTCTCTGGCGTCGGTGCGTCGGCACTACTGCGCCGCTTCACCGGCGAGACGACCGGTGAACTGCGGATCGAGACCGGCGACGGGCTCCAGATCGAAGCGGAGGGCGAGGACGGCGAGCGCTCGCGGGAGATCGAGCGCCCCCGCGACGACGACACGAACTTCACCGTCTCGCAGGCGGACGCGCTCGACACCGCTCGTGCGGCGCTCGCGTCTCCGCCCGAGGGGTCGTGGACGCTCACCGCGACGAAAGTCCGCGAGTACGAGGGGGCCTACGAGTTCGAGTTCGCGCTCAGCGGCACGCAGAACCTGACGGGCGAGGCGAAGGTTCGCGTCGACGCGTCGTCTGGCGTCGTCTACCGACTGGAGGAGGAGACGGAACACCGAGACGAGGATGACGTGGACGACGGCGACGGTGACGACGACCGCGGCGATGCTGACGACGAGGGCGAGGACCGCGACGAGGACGAGCAGGACGAACTCGCCATCCTCGTCGCTGACGGTACCCCCGCGCCGAACGCGACCGTGACGCTGCTGGTGCTGTCGGGCGGCGACCCGGCGGCGGACGTCGCCGTCGAGGTGAACGGCCAGTCGGTCGGCACCACGGATGCCGACGGGCGGCTGACGGTAACGCTCCCAGATGCCGACTCGGTGGAGGTCGAAGCCGAGCACGGTGACGTGGAGGCCGAACTGGAGTACGAGTTCCGCGACCGGTCGGACGCCGCCGAGTCGGCCTTCGGTGGGTCGCTCGACGCCACCGCCACCGTCGCCAACGGCAGCGCGACCGTCCGCGTGACGTTCGACGGGTCGCCCGTCTCCGGGGCGACCGTCGTCGCGGACGACGGTGTCGTCGGGACGACCGACGCCGACGGGCGGCTGACGTTCCCAACCGACGCAACTGACGAGCTCGAGGTCGTCGTGACGAAGGGGCAGTTCCGGGCAGCCTTCGAGTTCGAGTCGGCAGCTGGTGGGCTCTCGCTCGCCGACGTCGACGTGGAGGACGATGCCGAGGACAGCGAGGGTGCTGAGGAGGAAGACGACGTTGACGACGCGGAGGACGCGGACGACGACGCTGACGACGCGGACGACGAAGCGGACGACGATAGAGACGAGGCCGACGACGCGGAGGAAGAAGAGGAAGCAGACGAGGAGGAGGAGGATGAAGAGGATGAAGAGGAAGAGGAGGAAGAGGAGGAGGACGAAGAAGCGGATGACGCCGAGGAGGACGATCGATGA
- a CDS encoding V-type ATP synthase subunit D, which yields MAEDVKPTRKNLMEIEDRIDLSERGHDTLEQKRDGLIMEFMDILDQAQDVRDQLEADYETAQTKINKARAMEGDVAVRGAAAALKEHPEITTQSKNIMGVVVPQIESSKVKKNLDERGYGVLGSSARIDEAADAYEELIESIILAAEVETAMKKMLEEIETTKRRVNALEFKLLPELNENKEYIEQKLEEQEREEIFRLKKIKAKKEEEEKAEEREAAAEAEAAALEAGVAESDD from the coding sequence ATGGCGGAGGACGTCAAGCCGACCCGGAAGAACCTCATGGAGATCGAGGACCGCATCGACCTCTCGGAGCGGGGCCACGACACGCTCGAGCAGAAGCGCGACGGCCTCATCATGGAGTTCATGGACATCCTCGACCAGGCGCAGGACGTCCGCGACCAGCTGGAGGCCGACTACGAGACGGCCCAGACGAAGATCAACAAGGCTCGCGCGATGGAGGGCGACGTCGCCGTCCGCGGCGCCGCAGCCGCGCTGAAAGAGCACCCCGAGATCACGACCCAGTCGAAGAACATCATGGGCGTGGTCGTCCCGCAGATCGAGTCGTCGAAGGTGAAGAAGAACCTCGACGAGCGCGGCTACGGCGTGCTCGGCTCCTCCGCCCGCATCGACGAGGCGGCGGACGCCTACGAGGAGCTGATCGAGTCGATCATCCTCGCCGCCGAGGTGGAGACGGCGATGAAGAAGATGCTCGAAGAGATCGAGACGACGAAGCGCCGCGTCAACGCGCTGGAGTTCAAGCTCCTGCCCGAACTCAACGAGAACAAAGAGTACATCGAGCAGAAGCTCGAGGAGCAAGAGCGCGAGGAAATCTTCCGGCTCAAGAAGATCAAGGCGAAGAAGGAAGAAGAGGAGAAGGCCGAAGAGCGTGAGGCCGCCGCAGAGGCCGAGGCAGCGGCGCTGGAAGCGGGCGTCGCCGAGAGCGACGACTGA
- a CDS encoding P-loop NTPase, which translates to MPTIYAVASVKGGVGKTTTAANLAATLAAAGYDTVAVDADLGSASLGPSLGVDPDGVTLHDVLAGEADPQEALREGPHGLAVLPGGGTLEHFRKADPGEIVDVLEAITAADYVIVDTGAGLTHQTALPLSVADGVLLVSTPTRDGLANTRKTQDLTEKLGGAVVGIALNEADGDEDTGDVDVPVLGAIPDDPLVARSQAEGVPLSALAPDSDAAAAYRSLASSLTGEPIRAAPTPEHSEATPDDPEYAAAADAGPDEATVDDVDADADSDAAVDGEADTDGEADADDLDEVADPDDNADSSDDDVAAAVGADGEDGDGEEEADEEAADGDVPTEDAAADPETDDAVILDDDDADDGSEDEAAAAARSTVLEGDEYDEYRGDAPTVEDAESGESAEIGEDVIPFAQQSKERTEEAKRKQSSEDDDGDGDGDADEGGFLGRLFR; encoded by the coding sequence ATGCCGACGATCTACGCAGTCGCGAGCGTGAAAGGGGGGGTCGGGAAGACGACCACCGCCGCGAACCTCGCGGCAACGCTCGCGGCCGCGGGGTACGACACGGTCGCGGTCGACGCGGACCTCGGGTCGGCCAGTCTCGGCCCGTCGCTCGGCGTCGACCCCGACGGTGTGACGCTCCACGACGTGCTCGCGGGAGAAGCCGACCCGCAGGAGGCGCTGCGCGAGGGACCACACGGACTCGCGGTCCTCCCGGGCGGGGGGACGCTCGAACACTTCCGCAAGGCAGACCCGGGAGAGATCGTCGACGTGCTGGAGGCGATCACGGCGGCCGACTACGTGATCGTCGACACCGGCGCCGGCCTCACCCACCAGACGGCCCTCCCGCTGTCGGTCGCCGACGGCGTGTTGCTCGTGTCGACGCCCACGCGCGACGGCCTCGCGAACACGCGCAAGACGCAGGACCTCACCGAGAAACTCGGCGGTGCGGTCGTCGGGATCGCGCTCAACGAGGCCGACGGCGACGAGGACACCGGCGACGTCGACGTACCGGTGTTGGGCGCCATTCCGGACGACCCGCTGGTCGCCAGGTCGCAGGCCGAGGGTGTCCCCCTCTCTGCGCTGGCTCCCGACAGCGACGCCGCGGCGGCCTACCGGTCGCTCGCCTCCTCGCTCACCGGCGAACCGATCCGCGCGGCGCCGACGCCCGAGCACAGCGAGGCGACCCCGGACGACCCCGAGTACGCCGCCGCCGCCGACGCCGGTCCCGACGAGGCGACGGTCGACGACGTGGACGCGGACGCAGACTCGGATGCGGCAGTCGACGGAGAAGCCGACACAGACGGAGAAGCGGACGCAGACGACCTCGACGAGGTCGCCGACCCCGACGACAACGCCGACTCCAGCGACGACGACGTCGCGGCGGCCGTCGGTGCAGACGGCGAGGACGGCGACGGCGAGGAGGAAGCTGACGAAGAGGCTGCCGACGGCGACGTACCCACCGAGGACGCGGCGGCGGACCCGGAGACTGACGACGCGGTCATCCTCGACGACGACGACGCGGACGACGGTTCCGAGGACGAGGCGGCGGCGGCGGCACGGAGCACCGTCCTCGAAGGCGACGAGTACGACGAGTACCGGGGCGACGCACCGACGGTCGAGGACGCGGAGTCGGGTGAGTCCGCCGAGATCGGTGAGGACGTGATCCCGTTCGCCCAGCAGAGCAAGGAGCGCACCGAGGAGGCGAAGCGCAAGCAGTCGAGCGAGGACGACGACGGCGACGGCGACGGCGACGCCGACGAGGGCGGCTTCCTCGGTCGGCTGTTCCGGTAG
- a CDS encoding DUF7345 domain-containing protein, producing MVGTSRGSNRTVRLLLALTVAVAATTAVGPAAATETASTDLTTGATEAFVVNVTEQGDATVALRLTFDLSSDGERRAFEAVDDDRENVSRRFAERIDRVASQAGERTGRSMAVRNATVHVSTDDGGATGVVTIAATWTNLAVVEGDRLTVGAPFASGFEPDRAFVVRGPTGYTFDEANPTPDAVDGRAAAWSGGASLEGFSATFAPAASAADADGDSADGTATSAPTPLPGVLVTALAGAVLLAVRRRATNKD from the coding sequence ATGGTCGGAACGAGCCGTGGGTCGAACAGGACAGTTCGTCTCCTGCTTGCGCTGACGGTGGCTGTCGCAGCCACGACAGCGGTCGGTCCCGCCGCGGCGACGGAGACCGCGTCGACCGACTTGACGACCGGCGCCACGGAGGCGTTCGTCGTGAACGTGACCGAGCAAGGTGACGCGACCGTGGCGCTCCGGCTGACGTTCGACCTGTCGTCCGACGGCGAGCGACGTGCGTTCGAGGCGGTCGACGACGACCGCGAGAACGTCTCGCGCAGGTTCGCCGAGCGCATCGACCGAGTCGCGTCGCAGGCTGGCGAGCGGACGGGTCGTTCGATGGCTGTTCGGAATGCGACGGTCCACGTATCGACAGACGACGGTGGGGCCACCGGCGTCGTCACAATCGCAGCGACGTGGACGAACCTCGCGGTGGTCGAAGGGGACCGGCTGACGGTCGGCGCTCCGTTCGCGAGCGGGTTCGAGCCGGACCGAGCGTTCGTGGTTCGCGGGCCTACGGGGTACACGTTCGACGAGGCGAACCCGACGCCCGACGCCGTCGATGGCAGGGCTGCAGCGTGGTCGGGCGGGGCGTCGCTTGAGGGGTTCTCGGCGACGTTCGCCCCAGCAGCATCCGCGGCCGACGCGGACGGTGACTCGGCAGACGGCACAGCGACATCGGCCCCGACACCGCTCCCCGGAGTGTTGGTCACGGCGCTCGCGGGTGCGGTACTGCTCGCGGTTCGCCGGCGGGCGACTAACAAGGATTAA
- a CDS encoding ATP synthase subunit B — protein MKEYQTITEVSGPLVFAEVDEPIGYDEIVEIETPSGETKRGQVLESEEGLVAIQVFEGTTGIDRNASVRFLGETLKMPVTEDLLGRVLDGSGNPIDGGPEIVPDERRDIVGAAINPYSREYPEDFIQTGVSAIDGMNTLVRGQKLPIFSGSGLPHNDLALQIARQATVPEEAGEGDDDESEFAVIFGAMGITQEEANEFMDDFERTGALERSVVFMNLADDPAVERTVTPRLALTTAEYLAFDKGYHVLVVLTDMTNYCEALREIGAAREEVPGRRGYPGYMYTDLAQLYERAGRLKDREGSVTQIPILTMPGDDDTHPIPDLTGYITEGQIMMDRPLHSQGIQPPVNVLPSLSRLMDDGIGEGLTRADHADVSDQMYAAYAEGEDLRDLVNIVGREALSERDNKYLDFADAFETQFVEQGFDTDRTIDETIELGWDLLSTLPKTELNRVDEDLIEEHYREDPTAADDEAEEVSAD, from the coding sequence ATGAAAGAGTATCAAACCATCACGGAAGTCAGCGGCCCGCTGGTGTTCGCCGAGGTCGACGAGCCAATCGGCTACGACGAGATCGTCGAGATCGAGACGCCGAGCGGCGAGACGAAGCGCGGGCAGGTCCTCGAATCCGAGGAGGGCCTCGTCGCCATCCAGGTGTTCGAGGGCACCACCGGCATCGACCGCAACGCCTCGGTCCGGTTCCTGGGCGAGACGCTGAAGATGCCCGTGACCGAGGATCTGCTCGGTCGCGTGCTCGACGGCTCCGGTAACCCGATCGACGGCGGCCCGGAGATCGTTCCGGACGAGCGCCGCGACATCGTCGGCGCCGCGATCAACCCGTACAGCCGCGAGTACCCCGAGGACTTCATCCAGACGGGTGTCTCGGCCATCGACGGGATGAACACGCTCGTGCGCGGCCAGAAGCTCCCGATCTTCTCGGGCTCTGGCCTGCCGCACAACGACCTCGCACTCCAGATTGCCCGGCAGGCGACCGTGCCGGAGGAGGCGGGCGAGGGCGACGACGACGAGTCGGAGTTCGCAGTGATCTTCGGCGCGATGGGCATCACGCAGGAGGAGGCCAACGAGTTCATGGACGACTTCGAGCGGACGGGCGCGCTGGAGCGCTCGGTCGTCTTCATGAACCTCGCGGACGACCCCGCAGTCGAGCGGACGGTCACGCCGCGCCTCGCGCTCACCACCGCCGAGTACCTCGCGTTCGACAAGGGGTACCACGTGCTCGTCGTCCTGACGGACATGACGAACTACTGTGAGGCGCTCCGTGAGATCGGTGCGGCCCGCGAGGAGGTGCCCGGTCGGCGTGGCTACCCCGGGTACATGTACACCGACCTGGCGCAGCTGTACGAGCGCGCCGGTCGCCTCAAGGACCGCGAGGGCTCGGTGACGCAGATCCCGATCCTCACGATGCCCGGCGACGACGACACGCACCCGATCCCCGACCTGACGGGGTACATCACGGAGGGGCAGATCATGATGGACCGCCCGCTGCACAGCCAGGGTATCCAGCCGCCGGTGAACGTGCTGCCCAGCCTGTCGCGCCTGATGGACGACGGGATCGGCGAGGGCCTGACCCGCGCCGACCACGCCGACGTGTCCGACCAGATGTACGCGGCGTACGCGGAGGGTGAGGACCTGCGCGACCTCGTGAACATCGTCGGTCGCGAGGCGCTGTCCGAGCGTGACAACAAGTACCTCGACTTCGCGGACGCGTTCGAGACGCAGTTCGTCGAGCAAGGGTTCGACACCGACCGCACGATCGACGAGACGATCGAGCTCGGGTGGGACCTGCTGTCGACGCTCCCGAAGACGGAGCTCAACCGCGTCGACGAGGACCTCATCGAGGAGCACTACCGCGAGGACCCCACGGCCGCCGACGACGAGGCCGAGGAAGTCTCCGCGGACTAA
- a CDS encoding DUF6276 family protein produces the protein MNCPTCDTETVAFSVPEGLHEYAPDGAAVASVCPHCLAVAAAPDTAPADDPAFDRVHESFPTGDGGAAFALLVGTLPSIALNKDAARATRARAEQDGVDTALAFDRLVEAVRAADVVPEFDLQRRVHQLDSLLDG, from the coding sequence ATGAACTGTCCAACCTGTGACACCGAGACGGTCGCGTTCTCCGTCCCCGAGGGACTGCACGAGTACGCACCCGACGGCGCGGCGGTCGCGAGCGTCTGCCCGCACTGCCTGGCGGTCGCGGCGGCGCCCGACACAGCGCCCGCAGACGACCCCGCGTTCGACCGCGTCCACGAGTCGTTCCCCACCGGCGACGGCGGCGCCGCGTTCGCGCTGCTCGTGGGGACACTGCCATCGATCGCGTTGAACAAGGACGCGGCGCGCGCCACCCGTGCGCGTGCCGAACAAGACGGCGTGGACACGGCGCTCGCGTTCGACCGCCTGGTCGAGGCCGTCCGCGCGGCGGATGTCGTCCCGGAGTTCGACCTCCAGCGCCGCGTGCACCAACTCGACTCGCTGTTGGACGGCTGA
- a CDS encoding DMT family transporter, whose amino-acid sequence MDRDTVGTLLVLSSAAAFGTLGVLGEVAFREGLTVPSALALRFAVGTAVVWAGLLVGRAVGGDAAPDLALPRRETLTAVALGAVGYAGVSYGFFVGVQRMSAGLAAVILYTYPLFVVALASAFLDESVGVRTVAAAGLSLAGVVLISWTGAAAFDTVGALATLGAAAMYAAYIVVSRATLETADERVLTAYVAPAAAVSLAVVALVTDAVTVPTTAAGWGAVVALGVLATAFAIFAFFAGLARVGAGRAGVLSTAEPTVAVALGAVVLSEPVTPTMVAGGVLVVVGVVLVQTTAE is encoded by the coding sequence ATGGACCGCGACACGGTGGGGACGCTGCTCGTCCTCTCGTCGGCTGCCGCCTTCGGGACGCTCGGCGTCCTCGGCGAGGTGGCGTTCCGCGAGGGGCTGACGGTGCCGTCGGCGCTCGCGCTCCGATTCGCCGTCGGCACCGCCGTCGTGTGGGCGGGCCTGCTCGTCGGACGGGCGGTGGGCGGCGACGCCGCGCCCGACCTCGCCTTACCGCGCAGGGAGACGCTGACGGCGGTCGCGCTGGGTGCGGTCGGCTACGCCGGCGTCAGCTACGGGTTCTTCGTCGGCGTCCAGCGGATGAGCGCCGGCCTCGCGGCGGTGATCCTCTACACGTACCCGCTGTTCGTCGTCGCGCTGGCGTCGGCGTTCCTCGACGAGTCCGTCGGCGTCAGGACCGTCGCGGCGGCGGGGCTGTCGCTGGCGGGTGTCGTGCTCATCTCGTGGACCGGCGCGGCGGCGTTCGACACGGTGGGGGCGCTGGCGACGCTCGGCGCCGCCGCGATGTACGCCGCCTACATCGTCGTCTCGCGAGCGACGCTAGAGACGGCGGACGAACGCGTGCTCACCGCCTACGTCGCGCCCGCGGCGGCGGTGTCGCTGGCGGTCGTCGCGCTCGTCACCGACGCCGTGACGGTGCCGACGACCGCTGCCGGCTGGGGGGCCGTCGTGGCACTCGGGGTGCTCGCGACGGCGTTCGCCATCTTCGCGTTCTTCGCCGGACTCGCGCGCGTCGGCGCCGGCCGCGCGGGCGTACTGTCGACCGCCGAGCCGACCGTCGCGGTCGCGCTCGGAGCGGTCGTGCTCTCGGAGCCGGTGACGCCGACGATGGTCGCGGGCGGCGTGCTCGTCGTCGTCGGCGTGGTGCTCGTGCAGACGACCGCCGAGTGA